Proteins encoded by one window of Monoglobus pectinilyticus:
- the plsX gene encoding phosphate acyltransferase PlsX, producing the protein MNIIVDAMGGDNAPEEIVKGCIMAANDFGEIITLVGKKDIISEHLKKAGYNGDRIKIQNAEEVISGDDEPTTAIRQKKDSSLRVGLDMLHKGQGDVMVSAGNTGALITGATLIVKRIKGVRRVALAPLMPAETGCFLLVDGGANVESSAAFLKQFAIMGSIYMEKIMHIKNPRVGLVNIGSEEEKGTEDVTEANRLLKEIPINYTGYIEGREIPCGAVDVVVCDGFTGNVILKFMEGMGIVIKRMLKGIFFKNLKTKIAALMVKGGINELGKTLDYTEYGGAPLLGCTKPVVKAHGSSNAKAFYHAIRQSIDMVNNNLVDTISENINKY; encoded by the coding sequence ATGAATATAATAGTAGACGCGATGGGCGGAGACAACGCCCCGGAAGAAATTGTAAAGGGCTGTATAATGGCAGCAAATGATTTTGGTGAAATTATTACACTGGTAGGAAAAAAGGATATAATCAGCGAACATTTAAAAAAGGCCGGATATAACGGAGATAGGATAAAGATACAAAATGCTGAGGAAGTAATAAGCGGAGACGATGAGCCGACTACCGCGATAAGACAGAAAAAGGATTCGTCTTTAAGGGTTGGGCTTGATATGCTCCATAAAGGTCAGGGAGACGTTATGGTCAGTGCCGGGAACACCGGGGCTTTGATAACCGGAGCCACTCTGATAGTCAAAAGGATAAAGGGAGTAAGACGCGTGGCTTTGGCGCCTCTAATGCCGGCTGAAACAGGCTGTTTTTTGTTGGTCGACGGAGGAGCTAATGTTGAGTCAAGCGCGGCATTCTTAAAACAGTTTGCAATAATGGGTTCTATATATATGGAGAAAATTATGCATATTAAGAATCCAAGAGTAGGATTAGTTAATATAGGTTCTGAAGAAGAAAAGGGAACCGAGGATGTTACAGAAGCAAACAGGCTTTTGAAAGAAATACCGATAAACTATACTGGATATATTGAGGGCCGTGAAATTCCATGCGGAGCGGTTGACGTTGTAGTGTGTGATGGATTTACAGGAAATGTAATTTTAAAGTTTATGGAAGGTATGGGAATAGTAATAAAACGAATGTTGAAGGGTATTTTTTTCAAAAACCTTAAAACTAAGATTGCGGCTCTTATGGTTAAGGGCGGAATTAATGAGCTTGGTAAAACTCTTGATTATACTGAATACGGTGGAGCTCCGCTTTTAGGATGTACAAAGCCGGTAGTAAAGGCGCATGGGAGTTCTAATGCGAAAGCGTTTTATCATGCAATCAGACAGTCTATAGATATGGTGAACAATAATCTAGTGGACACTATTTCTGAAAATATAAATAAATATTGA
- a CDS encoding beta-ketoacyl-ACP synthase III: MSKKHAKIVGVGRYLPEKILDNAYFEGIVETSDEWILQRVGIKERRMSDENTFASDLAAKAAENALKDAGMDASEIDLIVMASVSPEMYTPSGACIVQSKIGAKNAAAFDVNAACPGFIFAITVATQFVENGVYKNVLVIGADTLTKITEYKDRSTCVLFGDGAGAAILQATDEETGVLGSVLGADGDAGDVLTVCGLKVSELDKERRPFGNYRTIWMDGQLVYKFAVKTMVSSTIEVVENAGYTIDDIDLVIPHQANQRIIQSARKRLGLDESRVFSNVEQFGNMSAACIPVALCQAIEEGRIKKGQKLVIVSMGGGLTWGSVLIEL; the protein is encoded by the coding sequence ATGAGTAAAAAGCATGCAAAAATTGTGGGCGTAGGCAGATATCTGCCCGAAAAGATACTTGATAACGCTTATTTTGAGGGTATAGTCGAAACCAGTGATGAATGGATTCTGCAAAGAGTTGGTATAAAAGAACGCCGAATGAGTGATGAAAATACATTTGCTTCTGATCTTGCGGCAAAGGCGGCAGAAAATGCCTTAAAAGACGCCGGCATGGATGCGAGTGAGATTGACCTTATTGTTATGGCTTCAGTGTCGCCGGAGATGTATACGCCGTCAGGCGCATGTATTGTGCAAAGTAAGATAGGCGCCAAGAATGCTGCGGCCTTTGATGTGAATGCGGCGTGCCCGGGGTTTATTTTCGCCATTACTGTCGCTACTCAGTTTGTTGAAAACGGAGTTTATAAAAATGTGTTAGTTATCGGAGCGGATACTCTGACGAAAATTACTGAATATAAAGACAGAAGCACATGCGTTTTGTTTGGAGACGGCGCAGGCGCTGCAATTTTGCAGGCTACTGATGAAGAGACAGGGGTCTTGGGTTCAGTTTTAGGTGCTGACGGCGACGCAGGGGACGTTTTAACTGTGTGTGGATTAAAAGTTTCTGAGCTTGATAAAGAGAGACGTCCATTTGGAAACTACAGAACTATTTGGATGGACGGGCAGTTGGTATATAAGTTTGCTGTGAAGACAATGGTAAGTTCGACAATAGAAGTGGTTGAAAATGCTGGGTATACGATTGATGATATAGATTTGGTTATTCCTCACCAAGCGAATCAAAGGATAATACAAAGTGCCAGAAAGAGGCTGGGTCTTGATGAAAGCCGAGTATTTTCCAATGTTGAGCAGTTTGGAAATATGTCTGCCGCATGTATCCCGGTAGCTTTGTGTCAGGCTATAGAGGAAGGCAGAATAAAAAAAGGTCAAAAATTGGTTATAGTGAGTATGGGCGGCGGTCTTACATGGGGCAGTGTGCTTATTGAATTGTAA
- the fabK gene encoding enoyl-[acyl-carrier-protein] reductase FabK, whose protein sequence is MNRICELLGIEYPIIQGGMAWVATAELAAAVSNAGGLGLIAAGGAPADVVREQIKKARTLTDKPFGVNVMLMSPFSDEVMEVVIEEKPAVVATGAGNPGKYIERLKEAGIKIMPVIASVAMAKRMEKAGADAVIAEGTEAGGHIGELTTMVLTPQVVDAVSIPVVSAGGYADSRGTKAAFALGADGIQVGTRFICSTECIAHENYKNAVLKAKDRDAVVTGRSTGAPVRALKNKLTKEYQRLEKEGASAEEIEELGVGGLRRAFQDGDIENGSLMAGQSAAMVHEIQPCAEIVKDYFKDVEF, encoded by the coding sequence ATGAACAGAATTTGTGAATTACTTGGTATAGAGTATCCGATTATACAGGGTGGTATGGCTTGGGTGGCCACTGCTGAACTTGCGGCGGCTGTGTCAAATGCCGGAGGTTTGGGATTGATTGCGGCTGGCGGTGCGCCTGCTGACGTGGTCAGAGAGCAGATTAAGAAAGCCAGAACCTTAACAGATAAGCCGTTTGGCGTTAATGTTATGCTGATGTCTCCGTTTTCCGATGAGGTAATGGAAGTGGTTATAGAAGAAAAGCCGGCAGTTGTTGCCACGGGAGCAGGTAACCCGGGCAAGTACATAGAAAGACTGAAGGAAGCCGGAATTAAAATTATGCCGGTTATAGCGAGCGTAGCTATGGCTAAAAGAATGGAAAAAGCGGGAGCTGACGCGGTAATAGCTGAAGGAACCGAAGCAGGAGGCCACATTGGTGAGCTAACCACCATGGTTCTCACACCGCAGGTTGTGGACGCGGTTTCTATTCCGGTTGTGTCTGCCGGCGGATATGCAGACAGCAGAGGTACTAAGGCAGCGTTTGCTTTGGGCGCAGACGGTATACAGGTTGGGACTAGATTTATTTGTTCAACTGAATGTATTGCACATGAAAATTACAAAAATGCTGTTTTGAAGGCCAAAGACAGAGACGCTGTTGTTACCGGACGTTCAACTGGAGCGCCTGTCAGAGCTTTGAAAAATAAGCTGACCAAAGAATATCAGAGACTTGAAAAAGAAGGAGCTTCTGCCGAGGAGATAGAAGAACTTGGAGTAGGCGGTTTAAGACGCGCCTTTCAAGACGGTGATATTGAAAACGGTTCTCTTATGGCAGGGCAAAGCGCAGCTATGGTGCATGAGATACAGCCATGCGCTGAGATAGTTAAAGATTATTTTAAGGATGTTGAATTTTAA